GGAGGAGGGGCCGCCCGGCACGCGGACGGCCCCTCGGTTCACCGGCTCAGAACGCTTCGAAGCAGCCCGCGCCGAGCAGTCCCTTGAGCTCGCCCTGCAGCCCGTTCTCCGTGGACACGAAGTAGTCGCTGGACAGCGCCAGCCGCGTCACCCCGCGCGGTCCGCTGAGCTTCACGTGCACGGGGACGTCGCCGGTGTGCGCCCGCAGGGTGCGCTTGAGCTCCCCGACCAGGGACTTGTCCACTCGGCTGGCCGGAACCTTGATCACGAACGCGGGGCTGGTGCCGGGGTCGGTCTCGGCCGCGGAGATGTCGACCGGCAGCGCGTCGGAGGCGAAGACGCTGATCGCGCCCTCCCGCTCGTTGATGCGCCCCTTGACGGCGATGGCGGTGTCCTCCACCAGGCAGTCCGCGAACATCTCGTAGGACTTGGGGAAGAACAGCACTTCGACGCTGGCGTCGAGGTCTTCGAGGGTGACGATCGCCCAGGGGCTGCCGTTCTTGTTGATGCGCCGCTGGATTCCCGAGATCATCCCGGCGATCTTGCACTGGTCCTTGCCGTCCCCGGAGCTCTGCCGCTCACCGCCGACGAGGTGGGCGATGCCGGTGTCCTGGTACGGCGCGAGCAACCGCTCGGCCCCGTCCAGCGGGTGCGCGGAGACGTAGAGGCCGAGCATTTCCCGTTCGTAGGCGAGCAGTTGCTTGCGCGGCCACTCCTCGGGGGTGAACTGCAGGTGCGCCAGCGGCGAGGAGTCCTCGGAGGCCTCGTCGTCGGAACCGCCGCCGAACAGGTCGAACTGCCCGAGCGCCTCCTGCCGCTTGAGCCCGATCACCGCGTCGACGGCGGCTTCGTGGTGCTGCGACAGCGACATCCGGGTGTGCCCGAGCGAGTCGAACGCGCCTGCCTTGATCAGCGATTCGATGACCCGCTTGTTGCACGCCACCGTCTCGGACTTGTCGAGGAAGTCGGTGAACGAGGTGTAGCGGCTCTTCTCCTCGCGGACCTTGCAGATGGAGGCGACGACGTTGGAGCCGACGTTGCGGATCGCGGTGAGCCCGAAGCGGATGTCGGAGCCGACGGCGGTGAAGTTGTTGCGGGAGTCGTTGACGTCCGGTGAGAGCACCTTCACGCCCATGCGGCGGCATTCGGCGAGGTACACGGCCATCTTGTCCTTGTTGTCACCGTTGGAGGTGAGCAGCCCCGCCATGTACTCGGCCGGGTAGTTCGCCTTCAGGTACGCCGTCCAGTAGGCCACGAGGGCGTAGCCGGCCGCGTGCGACTTGTTGAACGCGTACCCGGCGAACGGCAGGACCGTGGACCACAGCTTGTCGATGGCCTCGTCGCTGAACCCCATGCCGAGCATGCCGTCGCGGAAGCCCTCGAACTCCTGGTCCAGCACGGACTTCTTCTTCTTGCCCATGGCGCGGCGCAGGATGTCGGCTCGCCCGAGGCTGTACCCGGCGACCTTCTGCGCGATCGCCATGATCTGTTCCTGGTAGACGATCAGGCCGTAGGTCTCGGCGAGAATGTCCTTGAGCGGCTCTTCGAGTTCCGGGTGGATCGGTTCGACGGGCTTCTTGCCGTTCTTGCGGTCGGCGTAGTCGAGGTGCGCGTTGACCTCCATCGGGCCCGGCCGGTACAGCGCGTTGGCCGCCACCACGTCGCCGAACTCGGTGGGCTGCATGCGCTTGAGCAGTTCCCGCATGCCGCCGCCTTCGAGCTGGAACACGCCCAGGCTCTCGCCGCGCGCCAGCAGCTCGTAGGTGGCCTTGTCGTCGAGGCCGAGGGTGGAGAGGTCGATCTCCAGGTCGTGGTTGGTCTTCACCGATTCCAGGGCGTCGCCGAGGATCGTGAGGTTCGACAGCCCCAGGAAGTCCATCTTCAGCAGGCCGATGGCCTCGCACGACGGGTAGTCCCAGCCGGTGATCACGGAGCCGTCGTCGCGCTGCCACAGCGGGACGGTGCCCAGCAGGTCCTGGGAGGACAGGATGACCGCGCAGGCGTGCACGCCGGCGTTGCGGATCAGGCCTTCGAGGCCGCGCGCGGTGTCGAAGATCTGCGAGACGGCCTGGTCGGTCTCGATGAGGCTGCGCACTTCGGAGGCTTCGGCGTAGCGCTCGTGCTGCGGGTCGACGATGCCCGACAGCGGGATGTCCTTGGCGGCGATCGGCGGCGGCAGCGCCTTGGAGATCTTGTCCGCGATCGCGAAGCCCGGCTGGCCGTGGTGCACCCGCGCGGAGTCCTTGATCGCCGCCTTCGTCTTGATCTTGCCGAAGGTGATGACCTGGGCGACCTTGCCGCGACCGTACTTGTCGATGGCGTACTGCAGCACCTCGTCGCGGCGCCGGTCGTCGAAGTCGAGGTCGATGTCGGGCGGGGAGTCGCGCTCCGGGTTCAGGAACCGCTCGAAGATCAGCCCGTGTTCGAGGGGGTCCAGGTTCGTGATGTGCAGGATGTAGGCCAGCAGCGACCCCGCGGCCGAACCACGGCCCGGCCCGACGTGGATGCCCTGCGACTTCGCCCACCGGGTCACGTCACCGACGACGAGGAAGTACGCGCAGTAGCCCTTCTTGTCCAGCACGTCGAGTTCGACGTCGACCCGGTCCAGCACGTCCTGGCTGGGCCCGTCCGGGTAGCGGCTGGGCAGGAATTCCTCGACCTCGGCGCGCAGCTGCTCCAGCTCGGACTGGCCGCCTTCGACGGTGACGCGCGGCATCCGGTCCTGGAAGCTCCACACGTCCTCGTAGGACTCGACCATCTCCGCGACCAGCAGCGTGTTGTCCGCGGCGCCGGGGACCTCCTCGTCCCAGTACTGCCGCATCTCCTCGGCGGATTTGAGGTAGTAGCCGTCGCCGTCGAACTTGAACCGGCTGGAGTCGCTGAGCGTCTTGCCGGACTGCACGCACAGCAGCGCGCCGTGCGACTCGGCCTGGTCGGCGGTGACGTAGTGGCTGTCGTTGGTCGCCAGCGGCTTGAGGTTCAGCTCACCGGCGATCTTTAGCAGGTTCTCCCGCACCGAGCGTTCGATGGGCAGCCCGTGGTCCATCAGCTCGAGGAAGAAGTTCTCGGCGCCGAAGATGTCCTTGTAGTCGGAGGCGGCCTGCAGCGCTTCCTTGTACTGCCGCAGCCGCAGCCGGGTCTGCACCTCGCCGGACGGGCAGCCGGTGGTCGCGATGATCCCCTCGGAGAACTCGGCGATCAGCTCCCGGTCCATCCGCGGCTTGCGGTACTGGCCTTCCATGCTGGCGCGGCTGGAGAGCGTGAACAGGTTGCGCAGCCCGGTCGCGTTGCGCGCCACCATCGTCATGTGCGTGTAGGCGCCGGCGCCGGAGACGTCACCGCCCTCGCCGTACTCGTCGGTGCCGCGCTGCTTGGCCTCGCCCCAGAACACCGGCTTCTTGTGGTAGCGGCTGTTCGGCGCGATGTAGGCCTCGATGCCGATGATCGGCTTGATGCCGGTCTTCTTCGCCTGCTGGTAGAACTCGTCCGCGCCGAACATGTTGCCGTGGTCGGTCATGCCCACCGCGGGCATCTCCAGCCGCTTCGCCTCCTCGAACAGCGGGGCGACCTTCGCCGCACCGTCGAGCATCGAGTACTCGGTGTGCACGTGGAGATGAACGAAGGGATCGACGGGCACGGGGCATCCTCCTGCGCGATCGGCCGGAACGAGCGCGGACCGTTCGGCGGCGTCTCCTGGGCGCGGGCGCGCGAACCGGCCGGGGGAACCGGTCTCGGATCGCGGGTGCGCGACACCGGTCGAATCGACGGTGCGAGAACCACAGGGGACGGCCGCGGCGGTGCCGGACCGAGACAGCCTAACGCCACGGCGCGATCCACTCGGCGACCCTCCCTGGCGCGCCGCGGATCGGCTCCGGACGTGATCGATCCCGAATGCGACGAGCTCGGCGGACCGTGCTCGGGAAGTCCCGCGCCGAACTCTCCGCCCTTGCGGACGGTGATCGATCCGAGGGGGTAGCGTGGCTTGCCGTGGCTGCACCTGATCCCGTGGACGTCCGTCTGCTGACCGCCGTCGCCGAATCCGGCCGTGCGGCGGTGCACGAGCTCGCGGGACGGCTCGGCATGGACGTCCGGGACGTCGCCGCCCGGCTCGCGGTGTTATCCACGACCGGGCTGCCGATGGTGGTCGGCGTGGAGTGCGATCCGGTCGGCATCCGCAACGCCGTGGCCGCCGCGAACGCCTGGACCCAGGCCAACAGCGGTGGCTACCCGGTGTCCGGCCCGTACCCGGTGCAGAACCAGCCCAGCGGTGGCTACCAGGTGCACGGCGGCCCGAGCGGTTCCCACAGCGGCAGGCAGCAGGGCCCGGGTGGCGCACCCAGCGGACCGCAGCCGTTCACCCCGGCCGGTCCGCCCCCGTCGTTCGGCCAGCAGGGCCAGCAGGCACCGCCGCCGCAACCGGCTCCGCAGCAGCCCGCGCCACCGATGAACACCTGGGGACCGCCGGGGTCGGCCTCGTGGGCGCGAGGGGACCAGCCGTCCGCGCCGCACACCGGTCAGCCCCAGTCCGCCGGTCAGACCCAGTCCACCGGCCAGGCCCAGTCCGGGCCTGCTTCCGGGCCGCAGCAGGCGAATCCGCAGCACCCGCAGGTGGCGAACGCGAACGCGCCCACCGCGAAGACCCCCGCGCCGGGCCGGCCCGCGTCGGCCCGCACCGGCAAAGTCGGGGGCAAGTTGGACGTGGACGGCCTGGAGGGCGAGCGGATCACCATCCAGCTCGTGGAGGTCGTCGATCCGGCCGATTTCCTGTTCACCGCCGCCGGCTACCAGCTGCAGGAGGGCGAGCGCGCGGTGGTCGTGCACACGGAGCTGACCAACCGCAGCCCGATGCCGTTCACCTCGCTGCCGGACCTGTACCTGGTCCTGGTGGCCGAGGACGGCTCCACGATCGGCAAGGCGCCGGTGTCGTTGTCCTCCCGGCCGCCGCACCGCATCGGCGTGCCGCCGGGCGAGACCGCAGGCGGCCACACCGTCTACGTGCTCCCGGACGAGACGGAACTCTCCGCGGTCCGCTGGACGCCGCGCCCCGGTGACGAGCAGCGCACCTTGACCTGGGACATCACCGACCTCTGACGGCTCTCCGCGGCGAGCGGGGCCGCCGGAGTTCAGCACCCCGGCTCCGCCGCGAGCCGTTTCCGGGTCGCCCCAGGGTCATCCCGCACGTGTTGTTCACTTCCGGTCTTTAGCGTCGGAGTCGCCCGGCAGCACTTCCGAGCCGACTCTGGGGATCGATCGTGTCCGACGCCGTCCTGGACCTCGTGCACGCCGCGATGGGGTCGCCGTGGATCTACCTGGCGCTCGTCGCGTACGTCGCGCTCGACGCGGTGCTGCCGAGCGTTCCCGGCGAAGTGCTGGTGGTGACCTGCGGGGTGTTCGCGATGACCGGTACGCCGAACCTGGCCGGGGTGATCGCGGCGGGCGCGGCCGGCGGATTCGCCGGTGATCACCTCGCGTACCTGCTGGGCAGGCGCGCGGGCGGCGCACTGCTGACCCGGCTGCCACCGGGATCGCGGCGCCGGAGGCCGTTCGAGTGGGCCCGGCGCGCGCTGGCCCGGCGCGGCGGCTCGATCCTGATCGTGTGCCGGTTCGTGCCGGGTTGCCGCACCGCGGCGGCGATGACCGCCGGGACGATCGGGATGCCGCTGCGCCTGTTCAGCGGCTGCGCGGCGCTCGGCGCCACCGCCTACTCGGCGTACTTCACGCTGGTCGGCTGCTTGGGCGGCGCGGTGTTCCGGGACCACCCGTTGCCCGCGGTGCTGCTGGGAATCGGTTCGGCCCTGGTGATCGCCGGTGTCGTCGAGCTGATCCGCCTCGTGCTGCGCGGGCGCTCAGCGCGGCGGGCCGAGCCGGAGCGCGTCCCCGTCGGCGTGGACTGAGCCGGTCACCGGCGGCGGCGCATCCAGCCGAGCGCACCACCGCGGTCCTGCGGTTCCTGGCGCTCCCGCCGCTGCAACGTGGGCCAGTCGCCCGCGTCACCGGCCGCGTCACCGGCGGGGTCGGCGCCGAGCACGGCGGGACCGGCGCGGCCGACGTCTTCGGCTGCGAGCAGTTCCGCCAGGCCCATCGCCCCCTGCTCGGCGGGCGCACGCTCGGCGTCCGGGCCCCGCACCTCGGATTCCGGCCCGGGGGTGGCACGGTGATCCGCGCGTTCGTCGGGCAGGCGCACCGGTCCCGTGGCCCGTTCCGATTCCACGGGACCGGAGCCTTCGGTCAGCAGCGACCCGCTCCAGGACATGCCCATCGGCGGTGTCGGCGTCTCGTCGGCGAACTCCCGACGCTGATCACCTTGGGTCATCGCCCCTCCCCCATGATCCCGGGTGTTTCCCCCAAACTACGCGATCCCGCCCGCTGCCCGGCGAAGTCGATCAGCGGGCGTTACGCGTCCTGCGCGCGCAGGGTGTCGATCGCGTCCTGCAGGTCCGCGGGGTATTCACTGGTGAACGTCACCCAGCTGCCGTCGGCGGGGTGGTCGAAGCCGAGCATCCGCGCGTGCAGCCACTGCCGGGTCAGGCCCAGCTTGCGCGCGAGCACCGGGTCCGCGCCGTAGGTCAGGTCCCCGGCGCAGGGGTGGCGCACCGCCGAGAAGTGCACCCGGATCTGGTGGGTGCGCCCGGTCTCCAGCTTCACGTCCACCAGCGACGCGGCGCGGAACGCCTCCACCGTCTCGTAGTGGGTGATGCTGGGCTTGCCGCCGCTGACCACGGCGAACTTGTAGTCGTGCCGGGGGTGCCGGTCGATCGGCGCGTCGATGGTGCCGCTGCTCGGATCGGGATGTCCCTGCACGAGCGCGTGGTAGCGCTTCTCCACGGTGCGTTCCTTGAAGGCCCGCTTGAGCACCGTGTAGGCGTGCTCGCTCTTGGACACGACCATGACGCCGGTGGTGCCCGCGTCGAGCCGGTGCACCACGCCTTGCCGCTCGGCCGCGCCGGAGGTCGCGATCCGGACCCCGGCGGCGGCGAGCCCCCCGATCACCGTCGGCCCTTCCCAGCCGGGGCTGGGGTGCACGGCGACGCCGATCGGCTTGTCCACGACGACGATGTCGTCGTCCTGGTGGAGGATCTTCAGGCCGTCCACCGGAACGGCGACGACCTCGGGTTCCGGCCGGGCCGGGGGCAGCGTGACCTCCAGCAGCCCGCCCGCCATGAGCCGATCGGACTTGCCGACCTGGGCGCCGTCGAGCAGCACTTCCCCGGATTCGGCGAGTCCGGCGACCGTGCTCCGCGACATCCCGAGCAGCTTCGCCAGGCCCGCGTCGACCCTCATGCCTTCCAACCCGTCCGGAACGGGGAGCATCCGCGATTCGCTCACGCCTGGTCCTCGCGCTTCTTGCGCACGTGCACGGTGCCGTCGTAGTCCCGGCCGAGCAGCGACATGAGGACCACGAGGATTCCGCCGCACACGATGGAGGAGTCGGCGACGTTGAACACCGGCCACACGCTGCCGTCCGGCGCGAACAGCGACACGAAGTCCACGACGTGCCCGCGCAGCGGCCCCGGAGCCCGGAACAACCGGTCCACCAGGTTGCCGCAGGCGCCGCCGAGCACCAGTCCGAGGCCGATGGCCCAGCCGGTGGAGCGCAGCTTCGGCGCCAGCCACACGATCACTCCGACGACCACGATCGCCAGCAGCGCGAGCAGCCAGGTCATCCCGGTCGCCAGCGAGAACGCCGCCCCCGGGTTGCGCACCAGCACGAGGTAGACCGCGCCGCCGAACAGCTTCGTCGGCGGCTGGTTCTCCAGCGCCGCGACCGCGGCGACCTTCGTGAGCACGTCCGCGGTGAGCAGCACCGCGGCGACGCCGAACAGCAGCGCGAGCAGCTTGCGCGGCTGCGGCGAGCGCACCGCGGTGTCCCCGGTCGCCGGCTCGGCCTGCTCCGCGGCGTCCTGCTCACCGGAGGGCTGCTGGCCCGAGGACTGCGTCGGTCCCGACGCGGCGGATCCCGGCTCGGAGGCGTCCGCTCCGCTCGTGGCGGGGTTCGTTCCGGGCCGGTCGGGGTCGGACTGCTCGGTGTTCACCCGGCCCATTCTCCCCGACCGCGGATCGGCCGCTCACAGCGGCTCACACCAGCGAGGCAGGGAACTCCCGCGGGTCGTCCACCGGGGCCCACCGCCCGTCGACCTGCTCGTAGCGCCACTGCGGCCCGTAGGCCACGAGTCCGCGCAGGGCTCGCACGATGCGGTCCACGTGCTCGACGGTGGTGCCGAGCCCGAGGCTGATGCGGACGGCGCGCTGCTCACCGGAACCGGCCAGCAGGTGCCGCACCGCGCGGTGCGCGCAGAACAGCCCGTCCCGCACCCCGATCCCGTGCTCGGCCGCCAGGGCCGCCGCGATCAGGCCGGGGTCGTGACCGTCGACGATGAAGCCGACCACGCCGACCCGGTCGTGCTCGGCGCCGAACAGGCTCAGCTCGCGCAGCCCCGGCACGCCGCGAAGTCCGCGGCGCAGGCGCTGCAGCAGCAGTTCCTCGTGCCCGGTGATCGCGTCCGCGTGGTCGGCGAGCGCGGCGCACGCCGTGGCGAGCGCGTGCACGCCCACGGTGTTCGGCGAGCCCGCCTCGTGCCGTTCGGGACCGGTGTTCCAGTCGATCTCCCCGGTGTCCGGCACCGAGCGGGTCGCGCCGCCGCCCGCCAGGTAGGGCTCGGCGGCGTCCAGCCAGTCGTCCCGGCCGATGAGCGCGCCCGCGCCGAACGGCGCGTACAGCTTGTGCCCGGACAGCACCACGTGGTCCACGCCGAGTTCCGCGATCCGCACCGGGCGGTGCGGGGCGAGCTGGGCGGCGTCGAGGACGGTCCGCGCCCCGTGCCGCCGGGCGACCCGCGCGAGCTCGGCGACCGGCCACACCTCGCCGGTCACGTTGGAGGCACCGGTGAGCACGGCGAGCTTCGGCCCGTCGGCGCAGTCGGCGAGCGCGGCGTCGAGCAGCCGCACCGCGTCCTGCGGGTCGGCGGGGATGCCGAGCGTGCGCACCCGGTCCCCTGCCCACGGCAGCAGCGCGGCGTGGTGCTCGGTGTCGAAGACGACGACGGAGGTGTCGGCGGGCAGCGCCGTCGCCAGCAGGTTCAGCGAGTCGGTGGTGTTCCGGGTGAAGATCACCGAGTCGGTGCGGCGGGCGCCGACGAACCGGCGCAGCACGTCCCGCGCCCCCTCGTAGACCCGCGTGCAGACCTGCGAGGCGAACCCGGCGCCGCGGTGCACGCTGGCGTACCAGGGCAGCAGTTCGTTCACGGCGTCGCGCACCGCGGTCAGGCAGGGCGCGCTGGCACCGTGGTCCAGGTTGGCGTATTCGATGGATCCGCCGGTGACGAGCGGGACCCGCAGCTGGGCGCCGACGACGGCGGGAACGGTCGGAACCGAGTCCACGATGGACCAGATCGGGATTCCGGCGGTCTCGTCACGGCTGGAGCGGACGGCTGACGACACGATGCCTCCTGGGGCCTCACCGGGCCCGGAGCATTCGGGGCCCGCGCTTGCCGATCGCCCTGCGCGATCGGCCAGGTCCTCACCCGGGGCACCCCACCGCGGTAGGAGGGTTGCCGGCCAGCAAACCGGGGTTTCCCGCTGGCACTCATGACCTTCGACGCGAAACTCTAAGGATCGGTCGTGCGACGCGCAACCGTCCCGCGCGAAGTGGGATCCGCGCCACGCCCGATCCGGACGGGCTCCCCTTTGTCGGAGGGGAACCCGCCCGGAACCGTTTCGCTCAGACCCGTTCGACGCCGACCGAGACGGCGACGCCGTCACCGACGCTGCCCGCGAAGCCGCCGTCGGCCGCACCGGCTTCGACGACGTCCGCCAGCGTCTCCGCGGCGATGAACTCCCGGTGCGCGTCGACGGCCGCCAGCACCTCCGCCGAGGCGGAGACGGCGACGCGGATCCGGTCGGAGACCTCGAATCCGGCGTCCCGGCGCGCCTGCTGCACGACGCGGACCACGTCGCGCGCGACGCCTTCGGCCGCCAGTTCCGGGGTGACCGCGCAGTCCAGCACGACCAGCCCGCTGCCGCCCGGCAGCGCCGCCGCGGCCCCGTCGTCGGTGGACACCAGGCGTTCGGTGAACTCGCCGTCCTGCAGCTCCGTCCCGTCGGCCACCACCGCGCCCGCCGGGGTGCGGGTCCAGTTCCCGGACTTCACCGCCTTGATCACGCGCTGGACGTCCTTGCCGAGGCGAGGTCCGGCGGCGCGGGCGTTCACCGCGATCTCGAACCGGCCGTGCGCGGCCACGTCGGTGGTCAGCTCGACCTCCTTGACGTTGACCTCGTCGCGCACGAGGTCGGCGAACGGCCGCAGCGACTCCGCCTCCGGCACCGCCACGACGAGCTTCGCCAGCGGCAGCCGCACCCGCAGCGTGTTCGCCTTGCGCAGTGCCAGCGCCGACGAGCACACCTGCCGCACCCGGTCCATCGCCGAGACCAGCGCCGGGTCGGCGGGCAGTTCGTCGACCAGCGGCCAGTCCGCGAGGTGCACCGACCGGCCGCCGGTGAGCCCGCGCCACACGGCTTCCGCGGTCAGCGGCAGCAGCGGCGCCACGACCCGGCTGACCACTTCGAGCACGGTGTGCAGCGTGTCCACCGCGTCGGCGTCACCCGCCCAGAACCGGTCGCGGGAGCGCCGCACGTACCAGTTCGTCAGCACCTCCAGGAAGTCCCGGACGCTGCCGCAGGCACCCGCCAGGTCGAAGGCGTCCATCGCGGCCTGCACGTCGCCGACGAGCTCGTGGGTCTTGGCCAGCACGTAGCGGTCCAGCACGTGCGTGCTGTCCGTGCGGTGCCTGCCCTCGACGCCTTCGGCGTTCGCGTACAGCGCCAGGAAGTACC
This window of the Saccharopolyspora gloriosae genome carries:
- a CDS encoding VTT domain-containing protein, translating into MSDAVLDLVHAAMGSPWIYLALVAYVALDAVLPSVPGEVLVVTCGVFAMTGTPNLAGVIAAGAAGGFAGDHLAYLLGRRAGGALLTRLPPGSRRRRPFEWARRALARRGGSILIVCRFVPGCRTAAAMTAGTIGMPLRLFSGCAALGATAYSAYFTLVGCLGGAVFRDHPLPAVLLGIGSALVIAGVVELIRLVLRGRSARRAEPERVPVGVD
- the lspA gene encoding signal peptidase II; translated protein: MNTEQSDPDRPGTNPATSGADASEPGSAASGPTQSSGQQPSGEQDAAEQAEPATGDTAVRSPQPRKLLALLFGVAAVLLTADVLTKVAAVAALENQPPTKLFGGAVYLVLVRNPGAAFSLATGMTWLLALLAIVVVGVIVWLAPKLRSTGWAIGLGLVLGGACGNLVDRLFRAPGPLRGHVVDFVSLFAPDGSVWPVFNVADSSIVCGGILVVLMSLLGRDYDGTVHVRKKREDQA
- a CDS encoding aminotransferase class V-fold PLP-dependent enzyme; protein product: MSSAVRSSRDETAGIPIWSIVDSVPTVPAVVGAQLRVPLVTGGSIEYANLDHGASAPCLTAVRDAVNELLPWYASVHRGAGFASQVCTRVYEGARDVLRRFVGARRTDSVIFTRNTTDSLNLLATALPADTSVVVFDTEHHAALLPWAGDRVRTLGIPADPQDAVRLLDAALADCADGPKLAVLTGASNVTGEVWPVAELARVARRHGARTVLDAAQLAPHRPVRIAELGVDHVVLSGHKLYAPFGAGALIGRDDWLDAAEPYLAGGGATRSVPDTGEIDWNTGPERHEAGSPNTVGVHALATACAALADHADAITGHEELLLQRLRRGLRGVPGLRELSLFGAEHDRVGVVGFIVDGHDPGLIAAALAAEHGIGVRDGLFCAHRAVRHLLAGSGEQRAVRISLGLGTTVEHVDRIVRALRGLVAYGPQWRYEQVDGRWAPVDDPREFPASLV
- a CDS encoding RluA family pseudouridine synthase, coding for MLPVPDGLEGMRVDAGLAKLLGMSRSTVAGLAESGEVLLDGAQVGKSDRLMAGGLLEVTLPPARPEPEVVAVPVDGLKILHQDDDIVVVDKPIGVAVHPSPGWEGPTVIGGLAAAGVRIATSGAAERQGVVHRLDAGTTGVMVVSKSEHAYTVLKRAFKERTVEKRYHALVQGHPDPSSGTIDAPIDRHPRHDYKFAVVSGGKPSITHYETVEAFRAASLVDVKLETGRTHQIRVHFSAVRHPCAGDLTYGADPVLARKLGLTRQWLHARMLGFDHPADGSWVTFTSEYPADLQDAIDTLRAQDA
- a CDS encoding AsnC family protein — translated: MAAPDPVDVRLLTAVAESGRAAVHELAGRLGMDVRDVAARLAVLSTTGLPMVVGVECDPVGIRNAVAAANAWTQANSGGYPVSGPYPVQNQPSGGYQVHGGPSGSHSGRQQGPGGAPSGPQPFTPAGPPPSFGQQGQQAPPPQPAPQQPAPPMNTWGPPGSASWARGDQPSAPHTGQPQSAGQTQSTGQAQSGPASGPQQANPQHPQVANANAPTAKTPAPGRPASARTGKVGGKLDVDGLEGERITIQLVEVVDPADFLFTAAGYQLQEGERAVVVHTELTNRSPMPFTSLPDLYLVLVAEDGSTIGKAPVSLSSRPPHRIGVPPGETAGGHTVYVLPDETELSAVRWTPRPGDEQRTLTWDITDL
- the dnaE gene encoding DNA polymerase III subunit alpha; its protein translation is MPVDPFVHLHVHTEYSMLDGAAKVAPLFEEAKRLEMPAVGMTDHGNMFGADEFYQQAKKTGIKPIIGIEAYIAPNSRYHKKPVFWGEAKQRGTDEYGEGGDVSGAGAYTHMTMVARNATGLRNLFTLSSRASMEGQYRKPRMDRELIAEFSEGIIATTGCPSGEVQTRLRLRQYKEALQAASDYKDIFGAENFFLELMDHGLPIERSVRENLLKIAGELNLKPLATNDSHYVTADQAESHGALLCVQSGKTLSDSSRFKFDGDGYYLKSAEEMRQYWDEEVPGAADNTLLVAEMVESYEDVWSFQDRMPRVTVEGGQSELEQLRAEVEEFLPSRYPDGPSQDVLDRVDVELDVLDKKGYCAYFLVVGDVTRWAKSQGIHVGPGRGSAAGSLLAYILHITNLDPLEHGLIFERFLNPERDSPPDIDLDFDDRRRDEVLQYAIDKYGRGKVAQVITFGKIKTKAAIKDSARVHHGQPGFAIADKISKALPPPIAAKDIPLSGIVDPQHERYAEASEVRSLIETDQAVSQIFDTARGLEGLIRNAGVHACAVILSSQDLLGTVPLWQRDDGSVITGWDYPSCEAIGLLKMDFLGLSNLTILGDALESVKTNHDLEIDLSTLGLDDKATYELLARGESLGVFQLEGGGMRELLKRMQPTEFGDVVAANALYRPGPMEVNAHLDYADRKNGKKPVEPIHPELEEPLKDILAETYGLIVYQEQIMAIAQKVAGYSLGRADILRRAMGKKKKSVLDQEFEGFRDGMLGMGFSDEAIDKLWSTVLPFAGYAFNKSHAAGYALVAYWTAYLKANYPAEYMAGLLTSNGDNKDKMAVYLAECRRMGVKVLSPDVNDSRNNFTAVGSDIRFGLTAIRNVGSNVVASICKVREEKSRYTSFTDFLDKSETVACNKRVIESLIKAGAFDSLGHTRMSLSQHHEAAVDAVIGLKRQEALGQFDLFGGGSDDEASEDSSPLAHLQFTPEEWPRKQLLAYEREMLGLYVSAHPLDGAERLLAPYQDTGIAHLVGGERQSSGDGKDQCKIAGMISGIQRRINKNGSPWAIVTLEDLDASVEVLFFPKSYEMFADCLVEDTAIAVKGRINEREGAISVFASDALPVDISAAETDPGTSPAFVIKVPASRVDKSLVGELKRTLRAHTGDVPVHVKLSGPRGVTRLALSSDYFVSTENGLQGELKGLLGAGCFEAF